The Mercurialis annua linkage group LG2, ddMerAnnu1.2, whole genome shotgun sequence genome contains a region encoding:
- the LOC126668612 gene encoding agmatine coumaroyltransferase-2-like gives MERTKTVKPIYNDHNNSPSSTLELIPLSVFDKYTYNTEAAFIFGYQPPTPPNATIEYGLRRVLSEYREFTGRFGEDEKGDPVIVLNDKGAKLVEASADCKLDPVPMKPSPALRCLYPSLNEGEELVVVQLTRFTCGSLVVGFTVHHWVGDGSSLFKFLVDWGKVCRGIEISTLPLHDRTIFKPRNPPPFEYEHRGVKFIETLLKGCASNVESNNDIVVEKVHFTVEFLSKIKAMTKPYGTFASLVAHLWRVLTKARGINGFEASHVIVSVNGRTRMTPKVPNEYIGNMVLWAFPSAKINEILQQSMRDESKLIHDAIANVDNNYFQSFVDFATHKLAIEEVSPHAKSSDNFTLSPNLEVTSWVGFPVYDVDFGGGSPYMFLPAYFPMEGVIFLIPSPARDGSIDAFVCLLQSILSKFKHIVYTPQDHGQSHL, from the coding sequence ATGGAGAGGACAAAAACTGTTAAGCCAATTTATAATGATCATAACAATTCTCCTTCATCAACCTTAGAGTTGATTCCTCTGAGTGTATTCGATAAGTACACCTACAACACCGAAGCTGCTTTTATTTTTGGGTATCAGCCACCAACACCACCCAATGCCACCATTGAGTACGGTCTCAGAAGAGTCTTATCAGAATACAGAGAGTTCACCGGCAGATTCGGAGAAGACGAGAAAGGCGATCCGGTCATTGTTTTGAATGACAAAGGAGCCAAGCTAGTCGAAGCATCGGCGGACTGTAAGCTGGATCCGGTGCCGATGAAGCCGTCTCCTGCTCTACGTTGCCTTTATCCTAGCTTGAACGAGGGAGAGGAGCTAGTGGTGGTTCAGCTCACAAGATTCACCTGTGGCTCTTTGGTCGTTGGATTTACGGTGCACCATTGGGTTGGTGATGGAAGTTCACTCTTTAAGTTCTTGGTTGATTGGGGAAAAGTTTGTCGTGGAATCGAGATTAGCACGCTTCCTTTACATGATCGAACCATCTTTAAGCCTAGAAATCCTCCACCGTTCGAGTATGAACATAGAGGAGTTAAGTTCATCGAAACATTGCTCAAAGGTTGCGCGAGTAATGTAGAAAGCAACAATGATATTGTAGTTGAGAAAGTTCATTTTACAGTGGAATTTCTTTCCAAGATCAAAGCTATGACCAAGCCATACGGGACTTTCGCAAGCTTGGTTGCTCATCTGTGGCGAGTTTTAACAAAAGCTCGCGGAATCAATGGATTCGAAGCGAGCCATGTTATTGTCTCTGTCAATGGTCGCACGAGAATGACTCCAAAAGTTCCCAATGAGTACATTGGCAACATGGTGCTATGGGCATTTCCAAGTGCAAAAATCAATGAAATACTGCAGCAATCAATGCGTGATGAGTCTAAACTCATTCACGACGCAATTGCAAATGTCGATAACAACTATTTCCAATCATTCGTCGACTTTGCTACGCATAAGTTAGCAATAGAAGAAGTTAGTCCACATGCAAAATCAAGCGATAACTTTACTCTTAGCCCGAATTTGGAGGTGACTAGCTGGGTGGGATTCCCGGTTTATGATGTCGATTTTGGAGGCGGTAGTCCTTATATGTTCTTGCCAGCTTATTTTCCGATGGAGGGAGTGATCTTTCTCATACCATCACCTGCAAGAGATGGAAGCATTGATGCCTTTGTTTGTCTTCTCCAAAGCATTTTGTCCAAGTTTAAGCACATTGTCTATACACCACAGGATCATGGCCAGAGCCACCTCTAG